The following proteins are encoded in a genomic region of Methylibium petroleiphilum PM1:
- a CDS encoding DUF6607 family protein yields the protein MKKSPALLFLLALLTLPWAAAAYTEATPAAAPSQFIFAWPLGEAALKPRGASTRGVPVELDTAAGEAWKRLREPGLSARERDRRAILAMAGPYRVSFDFLEVLRFDPALKPDAPYQSWGTEQVFVSEDRGDFIALQHILVMRVQMQDGQVSEPIVVRHWRQEWRYEADSLLAYEGRNTWVRRPVPAGERSGSWVQSVLQVDDSPRYAARGRWQHGDSFSTWIGDETWRPLPRREFSVRSDYQVLVGSNRHTITPGGWVQEENNLKLALGDGGRPRATLPYLAREYGVARYERITGHDFSAGQTYFERTEPFWAEVRAAWRRIGSAQPRFALRAPVDQGGLFAPFFEYAEGLVEGKRFDVDDARRFIDRTLAERYLAGLPAPP from the coding sequence ATGAAGAAGTCCCCCGCACTGCTGTTCCTGCTTGCGCTGCTGACCCTGCCCTGGGCCGCTGCGGCCTACACCGAGGCGACTCCGGCCGCCGCACCCAGCCAGTTCATCTTCGCCTGGCCGCTCGGCGAGGCGGCACTGAAGCCGCGCGGCGCCAGCACGCGCGGCGTGCCGGTCGAGCTCGACACCGCGGCCGGCGAGGCCTGGAAGCGGCTGCGCGAGCCCGGGCTCAGCGCGCGCGAGCGCGACCGCCGCGCCATCCTCGCGATGGCCGGTCCCTACCGCGTGAGCTTCGACTTCCTCGAAGTGCTGCGCTTCGACCCCGCGCTGAAGCCGGACGCGCCCTACCAGAGCTGGGGCACCGAGCAGGTGTTCGTGTCCGAGGACCGCGGCGACTTCATCGCGCTGCAGCACATTCTGGTGATGAGGGTGCAGATGCAGGACGGCCAGGTCAGTGAGCCCATCGTCGTGCGGCACTGGCGGCAGGAGTGGCGCTACGAGGCCGACAGCCTGCTCGCCTACGAAGGCCGCAACACCTGGGTGCGCCGGCCGGTGCCGGCCGGCGAACGCAGCGGCAGCTGGGTGCAGAGCGTGCTGCAGGTCGACGACTCGCCGCGCTACGCGGCGCGCGGGCGCTGGCAGCATGGCGACAGCTTCTCCACCTGGATCGGCGACGAGACCTGGCGCCCGCTGCCGCGGCGCGAGTTCAGCGTGCGCAGCGACTACCAGGTGCTGGTCGGCAGCAACCGTCACACCATCACGCCCGGCGGCTGGGTGCAGGAGGAGAACAACCTGAAGCTCGCGCTCGGCGACGGCGGCCGGCCGCGCGCGACGTTGCCCTATCTGGCGCGCGAGTACGGCGTGGCGCGCTACGAGCGCATCACCGGCCACGACTTCAGCGCCGGCCAGACCTACTTCGAGCGCACCGAGCCGTTCTGGGCCGAGGTGCGCGCCGCCTGGCGCCGCATCGGCAGCGCCCAACCGCGCTTCGCGCTGCGCGCACCGGTCGACCAGGGCGGGCTGTTCGCGCCCTTCTTCGAGTACGCCGAGGGCCTGGTCGAGGGCAAGCGTTTCGACGTCGACGATGCCCGGCGCTTCATCGACCGGACGCTGGCCGAGCGCTACCTGGCCGGCCTGCCGGCGCCGCCGTGA
- a CDS encoding wax ester/triacylglycerol synthase family O-acyltransferase, with translation MATATPERMSRVDTAWLRMDNPSNLMMILGVWLLEPGVSHAALCQRVEERLLKYRRFRQKVVEDAMGASWVTDRAFDLQRHVRSERLSPRKGQSPRQALEARAAELATTPLDPAHPLWQLHLIEDYPDVEGRRGSAMIARIHHCIADGIALISVMLSITDGGKPPPERAQKPDDEKDWLSDAVLKPITDVAIKAIGLYGDGVAKSVELLSKPQQPLFGSVEMALTGAQIVKDVAALALMPDDSPTRLKGKPGTGKRVAWCEPIPLDDVRSVGKALGASINDVLLACAAGAIGGYLAAKGEDPTGKEIRAMVPVNLRPLEKAHQLGNRFGLVPLVLPIGIANPVQRVYAVRRRMNELKGSYQPVLAFGVLAIAGLLVKPVQHALLNLFAKKATAVMTNVPGPKEPLKFCGATLRQTMFWVPQSGDIGMGVSILSYGGGVQFGLITDSTLCPDPEAIIERFAPEFEKLLLVTLMLPWGE, from the coding sequence ATGGCCACCGCCACGCCGGAGCGCATGTCGCGTGTCGATACCGCGTGGCTGCGCATGGACAACCCGTCCAACCTGATGATGATCCTGGGCGTCTGGCTGCTCGAGCCCGGCGTGTCGCATGCGGCGCTGTGCCAGCGTGTCGAGGAGCGCCTGCTGAAGTACAGGCGCTTCCGCCAGAAGGTGGTGGAGGACGCGATGGGCGCGAGCTGGGTCACCGACCGCGCCTTCGACCTGCAGCGCCACGTGCGCAGCGAGCGACTGTCGCCGCGCAAGGGTCAGAGCCCGCGCCAGGCGCTGGAGGCGCGGGCCGCCGAGCTGGCGACCACGCCGCTCGACCCGGCCCACCCGCTGTGGCAGCTGCACCTGATCGAGGACTACCCCGACGTCGAAGGCCGGCGCGGCAGCGCGATGATCGCGCGCATCCACCACTGCATCGCCGACGGCATCGCGCTGATCTCGGTGATGCTGTCGATCACCGACGGCGGCAAGCCGCCGCCCGAGCGCGCGCAGAAGCCCGACGACGAGAAGGACTGGCTGAGCGACGCGGTGCTCAAGCCGATCACCGACGTCGCGATCAAGGCCATCGGCCTCTACGGCGACGGCGTGGCCAAGTCCGTCGAGTTGCTGTCGAAGCCGCAGCAGCCGCTGTTCGGCTCGGTCGAGATGGCGCTCACCGGCGCCCAGATCGTCAAGGACGTCGCTGCGCTCGCGCTGATGCCCGACGACTCGCCGACGCGGCTCAAGGGCAAGCCCGGCACCGGCAAGCGCGTGGCCTGGTGCGAGCCGATCCCGCTGGACGACGTGCGCTCGGTCGGCAAGGCACTGGGCGCGTCGATCAACGACGTTCTGCTGGCCTGCGCCGCCGGCGCAATCGGCGGCTACCTCGCGGCGAAGGGCGAAGATCCCACCGGCAAGGAGATCCGTGCGATGGTGCCGGTCAACCTGCGGCCGCTGGAGAAGGCACATCAGCTGGGCAACCGCTTCGGCCTGGTGCCGCTGGTGCTGCCGATCGGCATCGCCAACCCGGTGCAGCGTGTCTACGCGGTGCGCCGCCGCATGAACGAGCTCAAGGGCAGCTACCAGCCGGTGCTCGCGTTCGGCGTGCTCGCCATCGCCGGGCTGCTGGTCAAGCCGGTGCAGCACGCGCTGCTGAACCTGTTCGCCAAGAAGGCGACGGCGGTCATGACCAACGTGCCGGGACCGAAGGAACCGCTGAAGTTCTGCGGCGCCACGCTGCGGCAGACCATGTTCTGGGTGCCGCAGTCGGGCGATATCGGCATGGGCGTGTCCATCCTCTCCTATGGTGGCGGCGTGCAGTTCGGGCTGATCACCGACTCGACGCTGTGCCCGGACCCCGAGGCGATCATCGAGCGCTTCGCCCCCGAGTTCGAGAAGCTGCTGCTGGTGACGCTGATGCTGCCGTGGGGTGAGTGA
- a CDS encoding acyl-CoA-binding protein translates to MADLKARFDAAVAASKTLPEKPDNQTLLRIYALYKQATAGDVDGKRPGFSDMVGRAKWDAWNELKGTAGESAQQDYIELIESLK, encoded by the coding sequence ATGGCCGATCTGAAAGCCCGCTTCGATGCCGCCGTCGCTGCGTCCAAGACCCTGCCGGAGAAGCCGGACAACCAGACCTTGCTGAGGATCTACGCCCTCTACAAGCAGGCAACCGCCGGCGACGTGGACGGCAAGCGCCCCGGCTTCTCCGACATGGTGGGTCGCGCGAAGTGGGACGCGTGGAATGAACTGAAGGGCACCGCCGGCGAGTCTGCGCAGCAGGATTACATCGAGTTGATCGAGTCGCTGAAGTAG
- a CDS encoding polyhydroxyalkanoic acid system family protein, with product MPDIALHRPHQLGLKRAREIAWKWAEDAEAKFGMECTVEEGDDEDVVHFTRSGVNGTLLVRSDAFELAAKLSFLLGAFQKTIEGEIEKNLDGLLAAEHKRAKAPAAAKKAARKKT from the coding sequence ATGCCCGACATCGCCCTGCATCGCCCCCACCAGCTCGGCCTCAAGCGCGCCCGCGAGATCGCGTGGAAATGGGCCGAAGATGCGGAGGCCAAGTTCGGCATGGAATGCACGGTGGAGGAGGGCGATGACGAGGACGTGGTGCACTTCACGCGCAGTGGCGTGAACGGCACGCTGCTCGTGCGCAGCGATGCCTTCGAGCTCGCCGCGAAGCTGAGCTTCCTGCTCGGCGCCTTCCAGAAGACCATCGAGGGCGAGATCGAGAAGAACCTCGACGGCCTGCTGGCGGCGGAGCACAAGCGCGCCAAGGCGCCGGCTGCGGCGAAGAAGGCAGCGCGCAAGAAGACCTGA
- a CDS encoding aminopeptidase, with amino-acid sequence MLLRARSWWFTLVAVGAALALLGGCGSVAYLSQSVQGHLGVMRAAKPVDDWLADAGTPAVLRERLLLSQRIRDFAVQELGLPDNASYRRYADLGRPAVVWNVVAAPELSLRLKTWCFPVVGCVGYRGYFDRGAADALAAELLSQGQEVSVYGVPAYSTLGKLPGDFFADPLLNTFIGYPEGELARLIFHELAHQVAYAKDDTEFNESFATAVERLGGERWLAQRADVSAREEYERYDARRRDFRTLVLATRTQLDALYRGPGSEADKRAGKATLMAQMRAEHARLKAGPWAGYGGYDAWFARANNASLGVQSAYNALVPGFEALFAAEGRDFARFYAEVRRLASLPQAERRATLGAGRQLPPP; translated from the coding sequence ATGCTGCTGCGTGCACGGTCCTGGTGGTTCACTCTTGTCGCGGTCGGTGCTGCGCTGGCGCTGCTGGGCGGTTGCGGCAGCGTCGCCTACCTCTCGCAATCGGTGCAGGGCCACCTCGGCGTGATGCGCGCCGCGAAGCCGGTCGACGACTGGCTGGCCGACGCCGGCACGCCGGCCGTGCTGCGCGAGCGCCTGCTGCTGAGCCAGCGCATCCGCGACTTCGCTGTCCAGGAGCTGGGCCTGCCCGACAACGCCAGCTACCGCCGCTATGCCGACCTCGGCCGGCCTGCCGTGGTGTGGAACGTGGTCGCGGCGCCCGAGCTGTCGCTGAGGTTGAAGACCTGGTGCTTCCCGGTGGTCGGCTGCGTCGGCTACCGCGGTTACTTCGACCGCGGCGCGGCCGACGCGCTGGCGGCCGAGTTGCTGTCCCAGGGCCAGGAGGTCAGCGTCTACGGTGTGCCTGCCTATTCCACGCTCGGCAAGCTGCCCGGTGACTTCTTTGCCGATCCGCTGCTCAATACCTTCATCGGCTACCCCGAAGGCGAGCTGGCACGGCTGATCTTCCACGAGCTGGCGCACCAGGTGGCCTATGCAAAGGACGACACCGAGTTCAACGAAAGCTTCGCGACCGCGGTCGAACGCCTCGGTGGCGAGCGCTGGCTCGCGCAACGGGCCGATGTGTCGGCACGCGAGGAGTACGAGCGCTACGACGCACGCCGCCGCGACTTCCGCACGCTCGTGCTCGCCACCCGCACGCAGCTCGACGCGCTGTACCGCGGGCCCGGCAGCGAAGCCGACAAGCGTGCCGGCAAGGCCACGTTGATGGCGCAGATGCGCGCCGAACACGCGCGCCTCAAGGCAGGTCCGTGGGCTGGCTACGGCGGCTACGACGCCTGGTTCGCGCGGGCCAACAACGCCAGCCTGGGGGTGCAGTCGGCCTACAACGCGCTGGTGCCGGGCTTCGAGGCACTGTTCGCCGCCGAGGGTCGCGACTTCGCGCGTTTCTACGCCGAGGTGCGGCGCCTCGCCAGCTTGCCGCAGGCCGAACGCCGCGCCACACTCGGAGCCGGCCGTCAGCTGCCGCCGCCCTGA
- a CDS encoding ammonium transporter: protein MKPAVRRAARPFACAVLLASLAAASHAADPTTIEQLKSGTDMVWMMAAGALVFFMQAGFALLESGMSRAKNAINVIMKNYCDTCFGAVAYWAVGFGLMFGANASGWIGTDRFLPHAMPEADYGLLFFQMMFAATAATIVSGAIAERARFWAYIVSSVLITGLIYPVFGSWAWGSLFSGQGWLREMGFIDFAGSTVVHSVGGWSALAAILVIGPRLGRFGPNGEARPMLGHNLTSVALGGFILWLGWFGFNGGSTAAATVGIGKIVLNTHLAGAAGAIGALAVLALGRQPVLMTAAVNGSIAGLVGITAGCHVMEPAYALLTGFVAGGLSVLAGWLLEAGRIDDVVGAVSVHAVGGVWGTLAAGLFKHDAMFDLRQLGVQAIGCGVAFAWSFGTALLMYWLLARGVGLRASTLDEQRGLDFTEHYEIGYPEFQQDAVHRGKR, encoded by the coding sequence TTGAAACCTGCTGTCCGTCGGGCCGCGCGTCCTTTCGCGTGCGCCGTCCTGCTCGCGAGCCTCGCGGCCGCCTCCCACGCCGCCGACCCCACGACGATCGAACAGCTGAAGTCCGGGACCGACATGGTCTGGATGATGGCCGCCGGCGCCCTGGTGTTCTTCATGCAGGCCGGCTTCGCGCTGCTCGAGAGCGGCATGAGCCGCGCCAAGAACGCGATCAACGTCATCATGAAGAACTACTGCGACACGTGCTTCGGCGCGGTCGCCTACTGGGCCGTCGGCTTCGGCCTGATGTTCGGCGCCAATGCCAGCGGCTGGATCGGCACCGACCGCTTCCTGCCGCACGCGATGCCCGAGGCCGACTACGGGCTGCTGTTCTTTCAGATGATGTTCGCCGCCACGGCGGCCACCATCGTCAGCGGCGCGATCGCCGAGCGTGCGCGTTTCTGGGCCTACATCGTCAGCTCCGTGCTCATCACCGGGCTCATCTACCCGGTGTTCGGGTCCTGGGCCTGGGGCTCGCTGTTCTCCGGCCAGGGCTGGCTGCGCGAGATGGGCTTCATCGACTTCGCCGGATCGACCGTCGTGCACTCGGTGGGCGGCTGGTCGGCACTCGCTGCCATCCTGGTGATCGGGCCCCGGCTCGGACGCTTCGGACCCAACGGCGAGGCGCGCCCGATGCTCGGCCACAACCTCACCTCGGTCGCGCTCGGTGGGTTCATCCTGTGGCTGGGCTGGTTCGGCTTCAACGGCGGCAGCACCGCCGCGGCCACGGTGGGCATTGGCAAGATCGTGCTCAACACCCACCTGGCCGGCGCGGCGGGCGCGATCGGCGCGCTGGCGGTGCTGGCGCTCGGCCGCCAGCCGGTGCTGATGACCGCGGCCGTCAACGGCAGCATCGCCGGCCTGGTGGGCATCACCGCCGGCTGCCACGTGATGGAGCCGGCCTACGCGCTGCTCACCGGCTTCGTGGCCGGCGGGCTGAGCGTGCTGGCCGGCTGGCTGCTCGAGGCGGGTCGGATCGACGACGTGGTCGGGGCCGTCTCGGTGCACGCGGTCGGCGGCGTCTGGGGCACGCTGGCGGCCGGGCTGTTCAAGCACGACGCGATGTTCGACCTGCGGCAGCTCGGCGTGCAGGCGATCGGCTGCGGCGTCGCCTTCGCGTGGTCCTTCGGCACCGCGCTGCTGATGTACTGGCTGCTGGCCCGCGGCGTGGGTCTGCGTGCCAGCACGCTCGACGAGCAGCGCGGCCTCGATTTCACCGAACACTACGAGATCGGCTACCCCGAGTTCCAGCAGGACGCGGTGCACCGGGGCAAGCGATGA
- a CDS encoding molybdopterin-containing oxidoreductase family protein — MEGDGGLTRSVRGACPHDCPDTCALRVTVRDGRAVKVQGDADHPTTHGALCTKVSRYPERTYHPERVLHPLRRVGPKGAGRFEQVGWTEALDAIATRLQAIAARDPQAIVPYSYAGTMGLVQGESMAARFFHRLGASLLDRTICASAGGEALTASYGAKVGMHVEHFAEAKLILIWGSNSIASNLHFWTYAQAAKRAGAKLVCIDPRRSETADKCHQHLALLPGTDGALVLGLMRELIVNDWLDHDYIDRHTEGWPALREKALAWTPERTAAVCGVDAEQVRGLARDYGSTRPAAIRLNYGMQRVHGGGNAVRLVATLPCLVGAWRHRAGGLLLSSSGWYPIDHGALQRPELLGARRPRTINMSTIGDDLLHESSAGFGPKIEALVVYNSNPVAVAPESPQVVRGFAREDLFTVVLEHFLTDTADHADFVLPATTQLEHLDVHRSYGHTSVLINEAAVAPLGEALPNTEIFRRLAARMGYDEPCFGDSDEAIARQAFGHHVHFDELRARGWVQLPLPEAPFAHGGFPTPSGRCRIDAPGWGVPDHVPNHESAQSTPALAAAYPLAMISPPARNFLNSSFVNVKSLRDIEGEPVLEIHPGDAAPRGIHDGALVRVFNERGQYWCKAVLSERARPGVVNGLGIWWRKLGVRGSNVNEVTHQKLTDLGRAPSFYDCLVEVSAD; from the coding sequence GTGGAAGGCGACGGCGGGCTGACCCGCAGCGTGCGCGGCGCCTGCCCGCACGACTGCCCCGACACCTGCGCGCTGCGCGTCACGGTGCGCGACGGCCGCGCGGTCAAGGTCCAGGGCGATGCCGACCACCCGACCACGCACGGCGCGCTGTGCACCAAGGTCTCGCGCTATCCCGAGCGCACCTACCACCCCGAGCGCGTGCTGCACCCGCTGCGGCGCGTCGGACCCAAGGGCGCCGGGCGCTTCGAGCAGGTCGGCTGGACCGAAGCGCTGGACGCCATCGCGACGCGCCTGCAGGCGATCGCCGCGCGCGACCCGCAGGCCATCGTGCCATACAGCTATGCCGGCACGATGGGTCTGGTGCAGGGCGAGAGCATGGCCGCGCGCTTCTTCCACCGCCTGGGGGCCTCGCTGCTCGACCGCACCATCTGCGCCAGCGCCGGCGGCGAAGCGCTGACGGCGAGCTACGGAGCCAAGGTTGGCATGCACGTGGAGCACTTCGCCGAGGCGAAGCTGATCCTGATCTGGGGCAGCAACAGCATTGCGTCGAACCTGCACTTCTGGACCTACGCCCAGGCTGCCAAGCGCGCCGGCGCGAAGCTGGTGTGCATCGATCCGCGCCGCTCCGAGACCGCCGACAAGTGCCACCAGCACCTTGCGCTGCTGCCGGGTACCGACGGTGCGCTGGTGCTCGGCCTGATGCGCGAGCTGATCGTCAACGACTGGCTCGACCACGACTACATCGACCGCCACACCGAGGGCTGGCCGGCGCTGCGCGAGAAGGCGCTTGCCTGGACGCCCGAGCGCACCGCCGCCGTCTGCGGCGTGGACGCCGAGCAGGTGCGTGGCCTGGCGCGCGACTACGGCAGCACGCGCCCGGCCGCGATCCGCCTCAACTACGGCATGCAGCGCGTGCATGGAGGCGGAAACGCGGTGCGCCTGGTCGCCACGCTGCCCTGCCTTGTCGGCGCCTGGCGGCATCGCGCCGGCGGGTTGCTGCTGTCGAGCAGCGGCTGGTACCCGATCGATCACGGCGCTCTGCAGCGGCCCGAGCTGCTGGGCGCGCGCCGCCCGCGCACGATCAACATGAGCACCATCGGCGACGACCTGCTGCACGAGAGCTCGGCCGGCTTCGGCCCGAAGATCGAGGCGCTGGTGGTCTACAACAGCAATCCCGTCGCGGTGGCGCCCGAATCACCCCAGGTCGTGCGGGGCTTCGCGCGCGAGGATCTGTTCACCGTGGTGCTGGAGCACTTCCTCACCGACACCGCAGACCACGCCGACTTCGTGCTGCCCGCGACCACGCAGCTCGAGCACCTGGACGTGCACCGCAGCTACGGCCACACCTCGGTGCTGATCAACGAAGCGGCGGTCGCGCCGCTGGGCGAGGCGCTGCCCAATACCGAGATCTTCCGGCGCCTTGCCGCGCGCATGGGCTATGACGAACCCTGCTTCGGCGACAGCGACGAGGCGATCGCCCGCCAGGCCTTCGGCCACCATGTCCACTTCGACGAGCTGCGGGCCCGCGGCTGGGTCCAGCTGCCACTGCCCGAGGCGCCGTTCGCCCACGGCGGCTTCCCCACGCCGAGCGGGCGCTGCCGCATCGACGCGCCCGGCTGGGGCGTGCCCGACCACGTGCCTAACCACGAGTCGGCGCAGAGCACGCCCGCGCTCGCCGCGGCCTATCCGCTGGCGATGATCTCGCCGCCGGCGCGCAACTTCCTCAACTCCAGCTTCGTCAACGTGAAGAGCCTGCGGGACATCGAGGGCGAGCCGGTGCTGGAGATCCACCCGGGCGACGCGGCGCCGCGCGGCATCCACGATGGTGCGCTGGTGCGTGTCTTCAACGAGCGTGGCCAGTATTGGTGCAAGGCCGTGCTCAGCGAGCGGGCGCGCCCCGGCGTGGTCAACGGCCTGGGCATCTGGTGGCGCAAGCTCGGTGTGCGCGGCAGCAACGTGAACGAAGTCACCCACCAGAAGCTCACCGACCTCGGTCGGGCCCCGAGCTTCTACGACTGCCTGGTCGAGGTGAGCGCGGACTGA
- a CDS encoding M20 aminoacylase family protein, which translates to MQLIESILADSAAVTAIRRDLHAHPELCFEERRTADVIARALGDWGIPVHRGLGTTGVVGIVKNGSSDRAIGLRADIDALPITEHNTFPHASRHAGKMHACGHDGHTAMLLAAAQHFSRHRHFDGTVYLIFQPAEEGGGGAREMIKEGLFERFPMEAVFGAHNWPGLKVGQFALKTGPVFASSNEFRITIQGKGAHAAMPHLGVDPVPVACQMVQAFQTIITRNKRPLDTGVISVTMIHTGEATNVMPDSCEIRGTVRTFTTEVLDLIEQRMRTIADATCAAFETRCRFEFSRNYPPTINHAAETAFAQSVMTEVVGAENVLEFEPTMGAEDFSYYLQHRPGCYFVIGNGDGAHREGGHGLGPCMLHNPSYDFNDDLIPLGATLWVRLAERWLATSR; encoded by the coding sequence ATGCAGTTGATCGAATCCATCCTCGCCGACAGTGCCGCGGTCACCGCGATCCGCCGAGACCTGCACGCCCACCCCGAGCTGTGCTTCGAGGAGCGCCGCACCGCGGACGTGATCGCCCGCGCCCTGGGTGACTGGGGCATCCCGGTGCACCGCGGGCTGGGCACGACCGGCGTGGTCGGCATCGTCAAGAATGGCTCGTCAGACCGCGCGATCGGCCTGCGTGCGGACATCGACGCGCTGCCGATCACCGAGCACAACACCTTCCCCCACGCCAGCCGCCACGCCGGCAAGATGCACGCCTGCGGCCACGACGGTCACACCGCGATGCTGCTCGCGGCCGCCCAGCATTTTTCCAGGCACCGGCATTTCGACGGCACCGTCTACCTGATCTTCCAGCCGGCCGAGGAAGGCGGCGGCGGCGCGCGCGAGATGATCAAGGAGGGCTTGTTCGAGCGCTTCCCGATGGAGGCGGTGTTCGGCGCGCACAACTGGCCCGGGCTGAAGGTCGGCCAGTTCGCGCTGAAGACCGGTCCGGTGTTCGCGAGCAGCAACGAGTTCCGCATCACCATCCAGGGCAAGGGCGCGCACGCGGCGATGCCTCATCTCGGTGTCGATCCGGTCCCGGTGGCCTGTCAGATGGTGCAGGCCTTCCAGACCATCATCACGCGCAACAAGCGCCCGCTCGACACCGGCGTGATCTCCGTGACGATGATCCACACCGGCGAGGCCACCAATGTCATGCCCGACAGCTGCGAGATCCGCGGCACGGTGCGCACTTTCACGACCGAGGTGCTCGACCTGATCGAGCAGCGCATGAGGACCATCGCCGACGCCACCTGCGCGGCCTTCGAGACGCGCTGCCGCTTCGAGTTCTCGCGCAACTACCCGCCCACCATCAACCATGCGGCGGAGACCGCGTTCGCGCAGTCAGTGATGACCGAGGTGGTGGGCGCCGAGAACGTGCTGGAGTTCGAGCCGACGATGGGGGCCGAGGACTTCAGCTACTACCTGCAGCACCGGCCCGGCTGCTATTTCGTCATCGGCAACGGGGACGGCGCGCACCGCGAGGGCGGACACGGCCTGGGCCCGTGCATGCTGCACAACCCGAGCTACGACTTCAACGACGACCTGATCCCGCTCGGGGCAACGCTGTGGGTGCGGCTGGCCGAGCGCTGGCTGGCGACGTCGCGCTGA
- a CDS encoding HAD family hydrolase: protein MTQRAVVFDFGGVVFRWQPLQLLQQVLPQHAGDAEASQSLAERIFQGFRLGSDWAAFDRGTVGTDELVARISARTGLADDEVRAVVEAVPPHLEVQAGTLALMRSLREAKHPLYYLSNMPAPYADYLERHHEFFAWFEAGLFSARVGLIKPEPAIFERAVSDFGIDPARSIFIDDHADNVAAARAAGWQALHFTSPQGCEAALKAEGWL from the coding sequence ATGACGCAGCGCGCGGTGGTGTTCGATTTCGGTGGCGTCGTGTTCCGCTGGCAGCCGCTGCAGCTGCTGCAGCAGGTGCTGCCTCAGCACGCCGGCGATGCCGAGGCCTCGCAATCCCTGGCCGAGCGCATCTTCCAGGGTTTCCGGCTGGGCAGCGACTGGGCCGCGTTCGACCGCGGCACGGTCGGCACCGACGAACTGGTGGCGCGCATCTCGGCGCGCACAGGTCTGGCCGACGACGAGGTGCGTGCCGTCGTTGAGGCCGTGCCACCGCATCTGGAGGTGCAGGCCGGCACGCTGGCCCTGATGCGGTCGCTGCGCGAGGCCAAGCATCCGCTCTACTACCTGTCGAATATGCCCGCACCCTATGCCGACTACCTGGAGCGGCACCACGAGTTCTTCGCGTGGTTCGAGGCGGGCCTGTTTTCGGCGCGCGTGGGGTTGATCAAGCCCGAACCGGCGATCTTCGAGCGCGCCGTAAGCGACTTCGGCATCGACCCGGCGCGCAGCATCTTCATCGACGACCATGCCGACAACGTCGCCGCAGCGCGGGCTGCAGGATGGCAGGCCCTGCATTTCACCAGCCCACAGGGCTGCGAAGCGGCGCTGAAGGCCGAAGGTTGGCTCTAG